A single Leptolyngbyaceae cyanobacterium DNA region contains:
- a CDS encoding amino acid adenylation domain-containing protein, whose translation MQKETIKGFRLSPQQKHLWLLQQKEAEFNSPYRVQCAIQIDGNLDGELLEKALKELVNRYEILRTSFHCLPGMDLALQVICDRVKLPLVKFDWADLTPEEQTAEFESLWNTVKQQPFNFQKDSLFQVHLIHLADQKHKLLISLPAVYGDTITLRNLVSEIGNTYSGICQNQPLADVSMQYADLAAVLNELVESEETLSGREYWQKQKIFGSFEDKFPGEKETNSTVFNPKLYEGVIQSKFFVKLDAIAQKFNTSHFALLLTSWQILLRKLIGQSEGTIGIACDGRTYEELASTLGLLAKVIPFNYQIEESDKFSDILQQVDAAIAQHLEFQEYFSWEAIGKQTDYFPFCFELETLPAACQAGDMLFTLDRQYACIDRCKIKLACLVQEDSLITTLHYNANLFEAEDIEQLAARYQALLASVANHPEALISELEILSDRDRQKILVEFNQTKTSYPQDKCIHQLFEAQVARTPNNIAVVFNQQKLTYEELNARANQLAHYLQKLGVQPEKLVGVCVERSLEMAIAVLGILKAGGAYVPIDPAYPMERKTFILEDTQMPILLTQQSLIKEDRYKAKIIFLDTDWEIIDRESTENPTSKTVPENLAYAIYTSGSTGKPKGTLIPHQGLVNYLSWCTQAYSVEQGKGTLVHSPLGFDLTITSLFSPLLVGCPVELLPESQSIENLSNALREKDDLSLVKITPAHLELLGQQLSTEKAAERTKAFIIGGENLLVQHIDFWQKNAPNTMLVNEYGPTETVVGCCVYKVPIGEHDSGSIPIGKPIANTQLYVLNQHLQPVPIGAVGELHIGGVGVSRGYLNRPDLTAEKFIPNPFSDEPGTRLYKTGDLARYQPDGTLECLGRIDNQVKIRGFRIELGEVEAVLSEHPEVQEAVVLAQEDVSGGRLVAYLVCRENLCVDGGKNSFLNELRCFIKRKLPEYMVPSAFVFLNALPLTINGKIDRKLLPVLAETQPQLESDRILPSTELEQAIASVWQKVLNLEKVGIHDNFFDLGGHSLLVAQVQSKLEELLQRKIPIVQLMEYPSIHSLAKSLSQAPKLEEEVQLVRDRVQKQRDAGERQRQKMKASRSI comes from the coding sequence AGTTAAATTTGATTGGGCTGATTTAACACCCGAAGAACAAACAGCCGAGTTTGAGTCTTTATGGAATACGGTAAAACAGCAGCCTTTTAATTTTCAAAAAGATTCTCTTTTCCAGGTACATTTAATTCATTTAGCTGATCAAAAGCATAAGTTACTGATTAGCTTGCCTGCTGTATATGGAGATACAATCACTTTAAGAAATTTGGTAAGTGAAATCGGCAATACATATAGTGGGATTTGCCAAAATCAGCCGCTAGCTGATGTGTCGATGCAATATGCCGATCTTGCTGCTGTTTTGAATGAGTTAGTGGAATCGGAAGAGACTTTATCGGGTCGAGAATATTGGCAAAAACAAAAGATTTTTGGCTCATTTGAGGACAAGTTTCCCGGCGAAAAAGAAACGAATTCGACTGTATTTAATCCGAAGTTATACGAGGGAGTTATTCAGTCAAAATTTTTCGTAAAATTAGATGCGATCGCGCAAAAATTCAATACTTCTCATTTCGCATTATTACTAACTAGCTGGCAGATTTTATTAAGGAAGTTAATCGGGCAGTCAGAAGGCACGATCGGTATTGCTTGCGATGGACGCACTTATGAAGAATTAGCATCAACTTTAGGTTTGTTGGCAAAGGTTATTCCGTTCAATTATCAGATTGAAGAATCTGATAAATTCAGCGATATTTTACAACAAGTGGATGCCGCGATCGCTCAACATTTGGAATTTCAAGAGTATTTTAGCTGGGAAGCAATTGGTAAACAAACCGATTATTTTCCATTTTGTTTCGAGTTAGAAACATTGCCTGCGGCTTGTCAAGCTGGTGATATGTTGTTTACGCTCGATCGACAGTATGCTTGTATCGATCGCTGCAAAATTAAATTAGCTTGTTTGGTGCAAGAAGACAGTTTAATTACTACCTTACACTACAACGCTAACTTATTTGAGGCTGAAGATATAGAACAATTAGCGGCAAGATATCAAGCTTTATTAGCGAGTGTTGCAAATCATCCAGAAGCTTTAATTAGCGAGTTGGAGATTTTGAGCGATCGCGATCGGCAAAAAATCTTAGTTGAATTCAATCAAACCAAAACTAGCTACCCCCAAGATAAGTGCATTCATCAATTATTTGAAGCACAAGTAGCGCGGACACCCAACAACATTGCCGTTGTATTTAACCAACAAAAATTAACTTATGAAGAGTTAAATGCAAGAGCAAATCAACTGGCTCATTACTTACAAAAATTGGGAGTTCAGCCAGAAAAATTAGTGGGAGTTTGCGTAGAGCGATCGTTGGAAATGGCGATCGCAGTGTTGGGAATTCTCAAAGCTGGAGGCGCTTACGTTCCGATCGATCCGGCTTATCCAATGGAGCGAAAAACCTTCATTTTAGAAGATACCCAAATGCCAATTCTGCTAACTCAGCAGTCATTAATTAAGGAAGATAGGTACAAAGCAAAAATCATCTTTTTGGATACAGATTGGGAAATTATCGATCGAGAATCTACTGAAAATCCCACTAGTAAAACGGTTCCAGAAAACTTAGCTTATGCTATTTATACTTCTGGTTCCACTGGCAAACCCAAAGGCACTTTAATTCCTCATCAAGGACTGGTTAATTACCTCAGTTGGTGTACTCAAGCTTATTCAGTCGAACAAGGAAAAGGAACTTTAGTTCATTCTCCTTTGGGATTTGATTTAACGATTACGAGTTTGTTTTCCCCGTTGTTAGTTGGTTGTCCTGTAGAGTTATTGCCAGAAAGTCAAAGCATAGAAAACCTCAGTAATGCTTTGCGCGAAAAAGACGATTTAAGTTTAGTTAAAATCACTCCCGCTCATTTGGAATTACTCGGACAGCAGCTATCAACTGAAAAGGCAGCCGAGCGCACGAAAGCATTTATTATCGGTGGGGAAAATCTGTTAGTACAACACATTGATTTCTGGCAAAAAAATGCCCCGAATACGATGTTAGTAAATGAATATGGCCCAACAGAAACCGTGGTCGGTTGTTGCGTGTATAAAGTACCAATAGGCGAGCATGATTCTGGGTCGATTCCGATTGGAAAACCGATCGCAAATACCCAACTTTACGTCTTGAATCAACATCTGCAACCCGTTCCAATTGGCGCAGTGGGAGAATTGCACATTGGCGGTGTAGGAGTCAGCAGAGGCTATTTGAATCGTCCCGATCTCACGGCTGAAAAGTTTATTCCCAACCCGTTTAGCGACGAACCTGGGACGCGACTCTATAAAACTGGCGATTTGGCGCGTTATCAACCGGATGGAACCTTAGAATGTTTGGGACGGATTGATAACCAAGTAAAAATTCGCGGTTTCCGTATTGAATTGGGTGAAGTGGAAGCAGTTTTATCAGAACATCCAGAGGTGCAGGAAGCGGTAGTATTGGCGCAGGAAGATGTTTCAGGCGGACGTTTGGTGGCGTATTTAGTATGTCGAGAAAATCTTTGCGTTGATGGAGGCAAAAATTCGTTTCTTAACGAATTGCGGTGTTTCATCAAACGGAAGTTACCAGAATATATGGTTCCTTCAGCGTTTGTATTCTTAAATGCTTTACCACTAACTATTAATGGTAAAATCGATCGTAAGTTGCTTCCTGTTTTAGCAGAAACGCAACCACAATTAGAAAGCGATCGCATTCTTCCCAGCACTGAATTAGAACAAGCGATCGCCAGCGTATGGCAAAAAGTTTTGAACTTAGAAAAAGTCGGCATTCACGATAACTTTTTCGATCTGGGCGGTCATTCATTATTAGTTGCTCAAGTTCAGAGTAAATTGGAAGAATTATTGCAGCGAAAAATCCCGATCGTGCAATTAATGGAATATCCAAGTATTCACTCGTTGGCTAAGTCTTTAAGCCAAGCACCGAAGCTAGAAGAAGAAGTTCAATTAGTGCGCGATCGCGTTCAGAAACAAAGAGATGCTGGAGAACGCCAACGGCAGAAAATGAAAGCTTCTAGAAGTATTTAA
- a CDS encoding class I SAM-dependent methyltransferase — translation MIISDDQNLLLATSTESVDNLNAQFYGRFPYPWRPLKIDQLLDPNFEIAMLNQDLGDWQHKSLLENPKIWVAGCGTNQAVFTALRFPNATVLGSDLSTTSLELTRQVAEELGITNLQLKQESLNQISYEKEFDYVICTGVIHHNANPQETLAKLAAALKPNGVMELMVYNRYHRIVTSTLQKAVRMLSGGTAASVDFESELEIAIKLVNGGFSTQSMMIDFLQEYRKGSESKLADTLIQPVEHSYTVESLANIVQSCGLELVAPRINLFDLANNTYLWNTEFNAPEVQEKYDALPDLKRWQISNLLHLEKSPMLWFYLQHQNCDRPLKSEQQICQEFLNTKFVITSTTQKSYILGSDSKYKLLPTSHYPKTSSDPLVKEILNAIKPNTPIKENFKNLGINTDFQTVNKLRLKLTTSAFPYLQTSP, via the coding sequence ATGATTATCAGCGACGACCAAAATCTTTTGCTTGCCACATCTACCGAATCAGTAGATAATTTAAACGCTCAATTTTACGGCAGATTTCCCTATCCTTGGCGACCTTTAAAAATTGACCAACTGCTCGATCCAAATTTTGAAATTGCGATGCTCAATCAAGATTTGGGAGATTGGCAACACAAAAGTTTACTGGAAAATCCGAAGATTTGGGTAGCTGGATGTGGCACAAATCAGGCAGTTTTTACCGCTTTAAGATTTCCCAATGCTACTGTTTTGGGTTCCGATTTATCAACTACATCCTTAGAACTTACTCGACAAGTTGCCGAGGAATTAGGTATTACCAACCTGCAACTAAAACAAGAAAGTTTAAATCAAATTTCTTATGAAAAAGAATTTGATTATGTAATTTGTACGGGAGTTATTCATCACAATGCCAACCCCCAAGAAACATTAGCTAAATTAGCTGCCGCTTTAAAGCCAAACGGGGTAATGGAATTAATGGTTTATAACCGTTACCATCGCATTGTCACTTCTACTTTACAGAAAGCTGTCAGAATGTTAAGCGGTGGAACGGCGGCATCTGTTGACTTTGAATCTGAGTTAGAAATTGCCATCAAACTTGTCAACGGTGGGTTTTCTACCCAAAGTATGATGATTGATTTCTTACAAGAATATCGCAAAGGTTCAGAATCAAAATTAGCCGATACCTTAATTCAACCAGTTGAACACAGCTACACCGTTGAATCATTAGCAAATATAGTCCAAAGTTGCGGATTAGAATTAGTTGCACCCCGAATTAATTTATTTGATTTAGCCAATAACACCTACCTTTGGAATACGGAATTCAACGCTCCAGAAGTGCAAGAAAAGTACGACGCTTTACCCGATTTAAAACGGTGGCAAATCTCTAATTTATTACATTTAGAAAAATCACCCATGCTGTGGTTTTATCTCCAGCATCAAAATTGCGATCGCCCTCTCAAATCAGAACAACAAATCTGCCAAGAATTTCTCAATACCAAGTTTGTCATAACCAGTACAACCCAGAAAAGCTACATTTTGGGAAGTGACAGCAAATATAAACTATTACCAACCTCCCATTATCCCAAAACTTCTTCCGATCCATTAGTAAAAGAAATTCTTAATGCGATCAAACCCAATACCCCCATAAAAGAAAACTTCAAAAACTTAGGCATCAACACCGACTTTCAAACCGTAAACAAACTACGTTTAAAACTCACAACTTCAGCCTTCCCTTACCTACAAACTTCCCCATAA